One part of the Rutidosis leptorrhynchoides isolate AG116_Rl617_1_P2 chromosome 1, CSIRO_AGI_Rlap_v1, whole genome shotgun sequence genome encodes these proteins:
- the LOC139859997 gene encoding inositol-pentakisphosphate 2-kinase-like, which produces MPSSSSSNSHNNQTSKQVVTDQMVELILEAKDAADWIYRGEGGLNIVLAYNGSSPNFYGKVLRVRKHKKNASEYEKAPSALCKHECLVWKDVEELLSAPTKDIANHMYAQLVMCPLLGSQYVDAGVRVMVTKEFLESLHNCVLLKRPSWRVETGRVDTSRDSAILMSDHSVFPNVKAVNEEEFCISVEIKPKCGFLPISRFIREENLAKKRISRFKLHQILKFHQGKISQISEYDPVDMFSRSKTRVLKSVKDLFLTPQNNFRVFLNGSLILGSLGGEANDTNTQIAQAFEDTLKDIIEADEGLRTHNFLQLVAEAVSDSGIMDRLVKVQKLDILDIEGAIHAYYDVVNEPCVVCKELEGKVLSRYESLHSIPFEQSLKIVRDFFISSTAKDLSLMISFRSRGEGNKVSPYGGVFLESINQSFDYKASFIDLDMKPLEKMPYYYKLDQEIISCYARMMETLNQPTKSLSETPFQDRSRAREENSHC; this is translated from the exons ATGCCCTCATCATCATCCTCAAATTCACATAACAATCAAACTTCAAAG cAAGTGGTAACAGATCAGATGGTTGAGTTAATTTTAGAAGCAAAAGATGCAGCTGATTGGATTTACAGAGGAGAAGGAGGTCTTAATATTGTTCTTGCATACAATGGATCCTCTCCCAACTTT TATGGCAAAGTCTTACGGGTGCGAAAGCATAAAAAGAATGCATCTGAATATGAAAAAGCTCCTTCGGCTTTATGCAAACATGAGTGTCTTGTGTGGAAAGATGTGGAAGAGCTTTTATCTGCTCCAACGAAAGATATTGCAAATCATATGTACGCGCAGCTAGTAATGTGTCCATTATTAGGTTCTCAATACGTTGATGCTGGG GTCCGTGTAATGGTGACTAAAGAATTTCTTGAGTCATTACATAATTGTGTTTTACTTAAGAGGCCTTCGTGGCGAGTGGAGACTGGCCGGGTTGATACTTCGCGCGATTCCGCTATTCTCATGTCCGACCATTCGGTTTTTCCCAATG TTAAAgctgttaatgaagaagaattctgCATATCAGTTGAGATAAAG CCAAAGTGTGGATTTCTTCCAATTTCGAGATTTATTCGAGAGGAAAACTTAGCCAAAAAAAGAATATCTCGCTTCAAGCTTCACCAGATCCTTAAGTTCCATCAAGGAAAG ATATCACAGATAAGTGAATACGACCCAGTGGATATGTTCTCACGATCAAAAACGAGAGTATTGAAATCAGTTAAGGATCTGTTCCTTACCCCTCAGAACAATTTCCGTGTATTCTTAAACGGTTCACTTATATTGGGAAGCTTAGGCGGCGAGGCAAATGATACCAATACTCAAATCGCACAAGCATTTGAAGATACACTAAAAGATATTATCGAAGCTGATGAAGGCTTGCGTACACATAACTTTCTGCAGCTTGTTGCCGAGGCCGTTTCTGATTCGGGAATAATGGACCGTCTTGTCAAAGTTCAAAAACTTGATATACTTGATATTGAAGGTGCTATTCATGCCTATTATGATGTGGTCAACGAGCCATGTGTAGTGTGTAAGGAATTAGAAGGCAAAGTTTTGAGTAGATACGAGTCTTTACATTCGATTCCTTTTGAGCAAAGTTTAAAGATTGTGAGAGATTTTTTTATTTCTTCAACCGCGAAAGACTTAAGTCTGATGATCAGTTTTCGTTCAAGAGGCGAAGGAAATAAAGTGTCTCCTTATGGTGGTGTTTTCCTGGAATCAATTAACCAGAGTTTTGATTACAAA GCATCTTTTATTGATCTGGATATGAAGCCTCTTGAGAAAATGCCATACTACTATAAGTTGGACCAAGAAATAATCAGTTGTTACGCTCGTATGATGGAGACACTAAATCAACCTACAAAATCTCTTTCAGAAACTCCGTTTCAAGATCGATCCAGAGCCAGAGAAGAAAACTCGCATTGCTGA
- the LOC139871172 gene encoding uncharacterized protein, producing the protein MNEPSACEFCGIILNFLLIIPFWGRFIRVCPTCVLTFHPSHFCPHCFEVYNQQLSPHARVMCITCSSSRHSACVQEASSSSSSMSYRCPRCSDTTFKFFDFQKKGSKLDLQLAKELQAAAMISKKLMANVVETKTIQMVEEVEKAAVANKEAKEALDWVIKMKDGENKNVNEN; encoded by the coding sequence ATGAATGAACCAAGCGCATGTGAATTTTGTGGCATCATTTTAAACTTTCTGCTAATCATCCCTTTTTGGGGCCGGTTTATCCGTGTATGTCCTACTTGTGTTCTGACCTTCCACCCGTCCCATTTCTGTCCGCATTGTTTCGAGGTTTACAATCAACAATTATCGCCTCATGCTCGTGTTATGTGCATCACGTGCTCGAGTTCTAGACACTCTGCGTGTGTCCAAGAAGCATCAAGTAGTTCTTCCTCAATGTCGTATCGCTGTCCTCGTTGCTCTGACACCACTTTTAAGTTCTTTGACTTCCAAAAAAAAGGTTCGAAATTGGACCTGCAGTTGGCGAAGGAGTTACAGGCTGCTGCGATGATATCGAAAAAGTTGATGGCGAATGTGGTTGAGACTAAGACAATTCAAATGGTAGAAGAAGTGGAGAAGGCAGCGGTGGCTAACAAAGAAGCTAAAGAAGCCTTGGATTGGGTTATTAAGATGAAGGATGGTGAAAACAAAAATGTGAATGAAAATTAA